GTTGGGCAGTATGGGCAATTAGCAAAATGGAAGATCATATTGCGAAATATTCTTTGTGATAATTTCGTTGCTATTTCGAAGTCTGTAAAAAAGGATATAGTTGAACACGGCGCAAAAGCAAAAAAGGTTGTTACTGTATACAATGCCATAAATCTTGAAAAGTTTTCCAGTAAATCATCTGGAAGATATAACCCAGATAAGATCGTCATTGGTAATGTTGCAAGATTTATGCCTGAAAAGAAGGGTCAGGATATTTTAGTTGAAGCAATCGACCTGATTAGTAAAAAATACCCAAATGTAGTTTGTTACTTCGCTGGAGGATATGATAATAGCCATAAAAAGGCATTTGAGAATTTAAAAAGAATAATAATGGAACGTGGCATAGATAATAATATCATATTTTTGGGAAATGTTGATAATATCCCGGAACTTTTAAGAACTATAGATATTTTTGTACTTCCATCCAGATTTGAAGGATTTGGTATTTCCTTAATAGAGGCCATGGCAATGGGAATACCTTGTATCGCAAGCAATTTAGATGGACCAGCTGAAATTATGGTAAGCAATCCGAATCAACTTTTTGATGTGGGAGATAGTGCGCAATTGGCAGAGAAGATATCTTATGTAATAGACAATTACGATTTAATAAAAAAGCAGGCACAGAATGAAATTAATAGAATTCAAAAACGTTTTGATATCGTCAATATGTGTAAGAAATTGATAAAGGTTTACACATATTGACGGAGTTGGAAAGGATAAAAAATGTATTCATTAATAATCGTTGATTACAATACAGTAGAAAAAACCATTGAATACATTCGGCAGTGCAAGCAGAAACTGTTTCATGAGGATGGTATCCATACAATCATTATAGAGAATGGGGACCAGGCCAATGCCGAGGATTTGCTGAAGAGTGAATTCGGCAAGGCGAAGACTTATTACTCTAATAGTGCCAAAATTAGTGTACTAACTTTTGAAAACAACGAAATAATGTTTTGCCGCACCGGTAAAAATCTTGGATACGCTAAAGGAAATAATCTAGGAGTAGTATTGGCAACGGAATTTTATGAGGACTCATATTATATCTTAAGTAATAATGACCTAATCATTGAAGAAAAACTGGATTTAGTTAATATTACAAAACTCTTTGATAGCATGGCGAATTGTGCGGTAATTGGTCCTAAAATTATAAGTCCTCAAGGGCAATGCCAAAGTCCACATAAAGTGAAAAGTGCTGTATCTAGGTTGATATTATATTATTGGAATATGCTGTTAAAAATTCCGTATTCTGATGTAGACTATACAAACGAAAGTAAAAATTGTTGTTGGGTAACTGGCTGTTTTATGTTTATTCGTGCTAATGCTTTTAAGAATGCCGGAATGTTCGATGAAAACACTTTTTTGTATGCTGAAGAAATTATACTTAGTGAGAGATTGGTAAAATGCGGTTATACCACATATTTCTTGGATGATTTGACTATTATCCATGATCATGGGCAGACAGTTAAGAAGGCAATGTCAGCACTGAAGGGAATTGAATGCTCTTTCGAGTCTAATTTATATTATTATGAAGAGTATAAAAAGTGCTCGAGAATAGTGCTGACTCTTGCAAAAATTAACTTTCTCTTATTTAAAAAAATATTTTTAATTAGGCATCGTATAGTGGAATTTATACGGAGGAGATGAATAATAATGAAAAGTTTTATAGTTAACAAATATTTACTTTTCATTGCAACCATTATCTTCTTTAACCTCCAGTGTTTCTATTTGGTAGATACATCTATTGTTCCGACAGGTGATATAGCAGTGCTCCTAGAAGTTGGTTTTATGGTGTATGTTTTTTATAAGTGCAGAATCACTGAGAAAAGAAAGTACACTTGGATTTTTATCCTACCGTTGTTTTTGGTACTGACATCTTCTTATATGGCGTATCTCAGTTATGGTCAGCCATTGTTATTAGGTATTAGAGCGCAAAGACATTGGATTATGGCCATGCTTATGTATTTTCCATTAAGCCGGTTATTTAAATCTGGAAGGCTTAAAATTGAACAAGTTTTCGATTTGCTGAGTAAATTGAATTTTATTTTTATATGTTTGATACTTGCTCAGTACTTTTTGGGTAATAACCTATTGTTCATGCATGTACAGAATAATATAAGATATGGGTCTATTCGGTTATACATTTCTATGTATTTTGTTCTAATGTCTTACTATTTCCATTTGAAAAATGTTTTAGATGGAAATAAGATAAGATTTATTGACTTTTTTATGATAGCAGCAACATTATTTATCGAGTTGTTTGTTATCAAGTCTCGTATGAACTTGACCATAATATTTGCTGTTACTTTGATTGCCATTCTTTCGCATAAGACCACCTGGAGAAAACTTGCATTAATCGGCGTAGCACTTTTTGCTGGATGTGCTTTTATGGTATCAGGTATTGGTCAGGTTGTATTGGAATCAATGTTTGGACAAACAGCCCAAGATGCTGGTACTGCAATCAGAGAAGTGGGAAGAGTATTCTACATCGAACAAACAATGAGCAGTCCGCTATCCGCATTATTTGGAAGTGGTTATGCAAATCTTGATTGGAGACCGACAGTTACTGGAATTCGATACCTAGAAGGCATTTATTATAATGATAACGGTATTTTTGGTTTATTTTTTTACTACGGATTTGCATTTATTACATGGATGATAATTTCACATATTCGTTTATTAAAAGACGCAAGAAGGTCTGGACGCAGGGATTGCTTCTTCTTCTTATTATGTGGTTTATTTGGAATTTATACATTATTCCCCTATAGTTATGTGACAAATATTTCATTTGCTCTTGTTTGTGCAATAATCGAGCAAAGCTGGAGTGATAAATTTGAAAAGCAAAAAGAGGAATCCATATAAATAATATATTTGTATAACCCAAGGAGAGATTATATAGAAATTTAGTTGTTAATTAGCAACCATAATTTTGGCGATGAGGCTGTAGGAACAGCTGTTATGGAATTAATTAATCCATGGTTAAATGATGTGGCAAATAATACTGGGAACTTTGAAATTAAGCAAAATGCAATAGACTATTAGCCTAGTTTGTCTAAAAAATACTTTATTTGGGGTTATGGTCTCATTAACCTTAAATCGGGGTAACTTGGTGGTATTCCAGGTGTTACTCTCAAGGATATTATTGGTTTGTTTTTTTACACGGTATTAGTGGAGTTTTTTGCCACCCTTTAGTTGCTATTCTTTATTAAAAGAATCTAAAAGGATTATATATATTTAAGAGAGCTAAATTATAGGATACTTGTCTTTTAGGTTACTTACTTTGAATAAGGCAATAATGGGGTTGTTTAAAAAACTTCTCCCTAAATTTTTTGCCGAGAACCTATGTTTATTTTTGTATTTATTATGATGAGGTGTAGTAATGAAAGGAATTATTCTAGCAGGTGGAAGCGGTACTAGACTCTATCCATTAACAATGGTAACTAGTAAACAGTTACTCCCTATTTATGATAAACCATGATATATTATCCACTTTCAACTTTAATGCTTGCTGGCATTCGTGATATTTTAATAATTTCAACTCCAGAAGATACGCCTCGCTTTGAGACACTATTAGGTAATGGATCTCAGTTTGGGATTAATCTTGAATATAAAGTCCAAGCAAGCCCGGATGGTTTAGCCCAGGCTTTTTTAATTGGGGAAGAGTTTATTGGTAATGAATCTGTAGCAATGATTTTAGGTGATAATATTTACTATGGTAGTGGTATGAGAAAAATTCTTCAACGGGCAGCCCAAAAGGAACATGGGGCAACCGTATTTGGTTATCATGTTCAAGATCCAGAGCGGTTTGGTGTAGTTGAATTTGATGAAAGTGGAAAAGTGCTTAGCGTTGAAGAAAAGCCTGAAATCCCAAAATCAAATTATGCAATCACTGGTCTTTACTTTTACGACAATAGAATTGTAGATATTGCGAAGAATGTTAAACCATCAGTTCGGGGGGAGCTCGAAATTACCTCAGTTAACGAAGCATATTTAGGCATGGGAGAACTTGATGTGGAACTCTTGGGTCGAGGTTTTACATGGTTAGATACAGGAACACATCAAAGCCTGGTGGAGGCGACTAATTTCGTTAAAGCCGTTGAAGAGCACCAAGGGATAAAAATTGCTGCTCCTGAAGAAATTGCATATATCAATGGATGGATTGGTAAAGAGCAATTATATAAATCAGGAGAAAAGTTTTCTAAAACTGGTTATGGTCAATATTTATTAAAAGCAGCCAACGGAAGTATTAAGTATTAAATATGAGGTGTAGTAAAATGAACGTAATAGAAACTTATATACAGGGAGTAAAGATAATTGAGCCGAAGGTATTCGGAGATCATCGTGGATGGTTTATGGAAACCTATAGCGGTGCAATGTTTGAAGAAGCAGGAATAGATATAAAGTTTGTTCAAGATAATCAATCGTTTTCTGCAACTAAAGGAACATTACGAGGGTTGCATTATCAATTAAACCCCAAAGCACAAACTAAGCTCGTTAGATGTACAAAGGGAGCAATCTTTGATGTAGCTGTAGATATAAGAAAAGGCAGCCCTACTTTCAGTAAATGGTTCGGAATTGAATTAAGTGCAGATAATAAAAAACAATTACTAGTACCTAAAGGATTTGCACACGGTTTTATAACGCTTACAGATGATGTTGAAGTTCAATATAAAGTGGACGAGCTCTATGCGCCTGAATGTGACAGAGGTATTCTTTGGAGTGATCCTCAAATTGGTGTTGAGTGGCCAATTGATATTTCACCTGTTTTATCTGCAAAAGACGAGAAAGCACCATTATTGGTTAATGCAGAAAATAATTTTACTTATGGAGATTAGAAGATGAAAGTTTTAGTAACGGGTACACTGGACAACTAGGGTTTGATGTTGTCAGGGAAGGATTAGAACGTGGCTTTGAAATGATTGGTGTAGGTTCTAATGATTTAAATATTACAGATGAACAATCTGTTATCCAGTTTGTGAGTGAAATGAAACCGGAGGCTATTATTCATTGTGTGGCCTATACAGCAGTAGATAAGGCAGAAGACGATAAGGAAAACTGCTGGAATTTCAATGTTAATGGTACAAAAAACTTAGCAAATGCTGCAAAGGCAGTTAATGCCAAGTTTATGTATATTAGTACTGATTATGTATTTGATGGATTGGGTGAGGACCCTTTTGTTGAAACAGACGCTACTAATCCGGTTGGCTATTACGGTCTAACAAAGCTTGAAGGAGAAAAAGTAGTTCAATCTCTTTTATCTGAATGGTTCATTGTCCGAATTTCTTGGGTGTTCGGCCTGAACGGAAACAATTTTGTTAAAACGATGCTACGTTTAGCAGAAACACGGGATCAATTAAGTGTTGTAGGAGATCAAGTAGGTTCGTCAACGAATACATTCGACTTATCGAGGTTATTACTCGATATGATCCAAACAAATCGTTATGGAACCTATCATGCAACGAATGAAGGACTTTGCAGTTGGTCTGAATTTGCTAAAGAGATTTTACGATTATCTGAGAAAAGTGTAGTGGTTAATTCTATAACAACGGAGGAATACCCT
This genomic stretch from Neobacillus niacini harbors:
- the rfbD gene encoding dTDP-4-dehydrorhamnose reductase; this encodes MIGVGSNDLNITDEQSVIQFVSEMKPEAIIHCVAYTAVDKAEDDKENCWNFNVNGTKNLANAAKAVNAKFMYISTDYVFDGLGEDPFVETDATNPVGYYGLTKLEGEKVVQSLLSEWFIVRISWVFGLNGNNFVKTMLRLAETRDQLSVVGDQVGSSTNTFDLSRLLLDMIQTNRYGTYHATNEGLCSWSEFAKEILRLSEKSVVVNSITTEEYPTKAVRPKNSRLSQQKLIVNGFESLPKWQDSLGQYLNALKHEVK
- a CDS encoding glycosyltransferase family 2 protein — translated: MYSLIIVDYNTVEKTIEYIRQCKQKLFHEDGIHTIIIENGDQANAEDLLKSEFGKAKTYYSNSAKISVLTFENNEIMFCRTGKNLGYAKGNNLGVVLATEFYEDSYYILSNNDLIIEEKLDLVNITKLFDSMANCAVIGPKIISPQGQCQSPHKVKSAVSRLILYYWNMLLKIPYSDVDYTNESKNCCWVTGCFMFIRANAFKNAGMFDENTFLYAEEIILSERLVKCGYTTYFLDDLTIIHDHGQTVKKAMSALKGIECSFESNLYYYEEYKKCSRIVLTLAKINFLLFKKIFLIRHRIVEFIRRR
- a CDS encoding glycosyltransferase family 4 protein; translated protein: MKIMYLLFSYTVGGTERLVADICNEMVSQEHEVYLYVVNNLYSEEVLNTLDRKVHIELQKRPVGSGGKIDTIRRVTKYIKDNQIEIVHCNSLDIPEILILKPFLFRKTKIVHTIHDVGQYGQLAKWKIILRNILCDNFVAISKSVKKDIVEHGAKAKKVVTVYNAINLEKFSSKSSGRYNPDKIVIGNVARFMPEKKGQDILVEAIDLISKKYPNVVCYFAGGYDNSHKKAFENLKRIIMERGIDNNIIFLGNVDNIPELLRTIDIFVLPSRFEGFGISLIEAMAMGIPCIASNLDGPAEIMVSNPNQLFDVGDSAQLAEKISYVIDNYDLIKKQAQNEINRIQKRFDIVNMCKKLIKVYTY
- the rfbC gene encoding dTDP-4-dehydrorhamnose 3,5-epimerase translates to MNVIETYIQGVKIIEPKVFGDHRGWFMETYSGAMFEEAGIDIKFVQDNQSFSATKGTLRGLHYQLNPKAQTKLVRCTKGAIFDVAVDIRKGSPTFSKWFGIELSADNKKQLLVPKGFAHGFITLTDDVEVQYKVDELYAPECDRGILWSDPQIGVEWPIDISPVLSAKDEKAPLLVNAENNFTYGD